In Myxococcus guangdongensis, one genomic interval encodes:
- a CDS encoding pyridoxal phosphate-dependent decarboxylase family protein — MANKSQPDYAGRALDSLKQALLERLDRNQLVHRDVPWSSSRAEESPLTGGRDVEAWFLGPRAENAELFEQLVLEALRDHSFWRRNFHPTDPPAITQSIKRDPGYLRALDTLHTEFDTLLAELKKSAPFFSMRYQGHMTWDQTLPGMAGYFAAMLYNQNNVALEASPLTTVLEVRVGEDLCRMVGYAEQGQVRPWSHLTCGGTTANIEAMWAARNLKFYPLSLREALSKEPSLAAAKGLEVTLPSDKKARLLDLNAWQALNLEVDEVLGLPTRIQDQFGIPVEALTARLSDYTLQDLGLVEFTRRHLGEVKAPVFMVPGSKHYSLPKAAAILGLGADHMYSIPLDEAGRMDMESLESRLDQCRADKRPVIAVTAVMGTTEEGLVDPLASVTALRKQKYHPLDMSFCVHADAAWGGYFASLLRPAPGPKGARSGPPAPVLQLSTYAMKQFEALPEADTITVDPHKTGYLPYPAGALCYRNQAMRSLVAFEAPYINTAGSQEDLTVGKYGIEGSKPGAAAAGVYLSHAVVPPDQRGYGKILGRALYNCKLFHARLLMMNAVADDYRVVPGPRFELPENLRKKYGGTQKALEMLRHQLTSKRHEELLTSAQPEELELLREMGADLNILTYAFNFQTADGLNPSLAKANEFNRGIYDRLGVKADGRDIYGYRLLVSTTDFIEADYGKKFFADYEERLLGTATPEDAEEGRITVLRSVIMDPWITEDLEGRPFLDTIIQELRAAVEDTLYEMKGKATRRTR; from the coding sequence ATGGCTAACAAGTCCCAACCGGACTACGCCGGTCGTGCCCTCGACAGCTTGAAGCAGGCGTTGCTCGAGCGATTGGACCGCAATCAGCTCGTGCACCGAGATGTCCCCTGGAGCTCCTCGCGCGCGGAGGAGTCGCCGCTCACGGGCGGACGCGACGTGGAGGCGTGGTTCCTGGGCCCGCGCGCGGAGAACGCGGAGCTCTTCGAGCAGCTGGTGTTGGAGGCGCTGAGGGACCACTCCTTCTGGCGCCGCAACTTCCACCCCACGGACCCGCCCGCAATCACCCAGAGCATCAAGCGGGACCCTGGCTACCTGCGCGCGCTGGACACGCTGCACACGGAGTTCGACACCCTGCTGGCCGAGCTGAAGAAGTCCGCGCCCTTCTTCAGCATGCGCTACCAGGGCCACATGACGTGGGACCAGACGCTGCCGGGCATGGCGGGCTACTTCGCGGCCATGCTCTACAACCAGAACAACGTCGCGCTGGAGGCCTCGCCGCTGACGACGGTGCTGGAGGTCCGCGTCGGTGAGGATTTGTGTCGCATGGTGGGCTACGCCGAGCAGGGGCAGGTGCGGCCCTGGAGCCACCTGACGTGTGGTGGCACCACCGCCAACATCGAGGCGATGTGGGCCGCGCGGAACCTCAAGTTCTACCCGCTGTCCCTGCGCGAGGCCTTGAGCAAGGAGCCCTCGCTCGCCGCCGCGAAGGGGCTGGAAGTCACCCTGCCGTCCGACAAGAAGGCGCGACTGTTGGACTTGAACGCGTGGCAGGCGCTCAACCTGGAGGTGGACGAGGTGCTGGGGCTGCCCACGCGCATCCAGGACCAGTTCGGCATCCCGGTGGAGGCGCTGACGGCGCGGCTGTCCGACTACACGCTCCAGGACCTGGGCCTGGTGGAGTTCACCCGGCGCCACCTGGGGGAGGTGAAGGCGCCGGTGTTCATGGTGCCGGGCTCCAAGCACTACTCGCTGCCGAAGGCCGCGGCGATTCTGGGCCTGGGCGCGGACCACATGTACAGCATCCCGCTGGATGAAGCCGGGCGCATGGACATGGAGAGCCTGGAGTCACGGCTGGACCAGTGCCGCGCGGACAAGCGACCGGTCATCGCGGTGACGGCGGTGATGGGCACCACGGAGGAGGGGTTGGTGGACCCGCTCGCGTCGGTGACGGCCCTGCGCAAGCAGAAGTACCACCCGCTGGACATGTCCTTCTGCGTGCACGCGGACGCGGCGTGGGGCGGCTACTTCGCGTCGCTCTTGCGCCCGGCGCCCGGGCCCAAGGGCGCGCGCTCGGGTCCCCCGGCGCCGGTGCTGCAGCTGAGCACCTATGCGATGAAGCAGTTCGAGGCGCTGCCGGAGGCGGACACCATCACCGTGGACCCGCACAAGACGGGCTACCTGCCGTACCCCGCCGGCGCGCTGTGCTACCGCAACCAGGCCATGCGCAGCCTCGTCGCCTTCGAGGCGCCGTACATCAACACCGCCGGCAGCCAGGAGGACCTCACGGTGGGCAAGTACGGCATCGAGGGCTCCAAGCCCGGCGCCGCCGCGGCGGGCGTGTACCTGAGCCACGCCGTCGTGCCGCCGGACCAGCGCGGCTACGGCAAAATCCTCGGCAGGGCGCTCTACAACTGCAAGCTGTTCCACGCGCGCCTGCTGATGATGAACGCGGTGGCGGACGACTACCGGGTGGTGCCCGGCCCGCGCTTCGAGCTGCCGGAGAACCTGCGCAAGAAGTACGGCGGGACGCAGAAGGCGCTGGAGATGCTGCGACACCAGCTCACCAGCAAGCGCCACGAGGAGCTGCTCACCAGCGCGCAGCCCGAGGAGCTGGAGCTGCTGCGTGAGATGGGCGCGGACCTCAACATCCTCACGTATGCCTTCAACTTCCAGACGGCGGATGGGCTCAATCCCAGCCTCGCCAAGGCCAATGAGTTCAACCGGGGCATCTACGACCGGCTGGGCGTGAAGGCGGATGGCCGCGACATCTACGGCTACCGGCTGCTGGTGAGCACCACGGACTTCATCGAGGCGGACTACGGCAAGAAGTTCTTCGCCGACTACGAGGAGCGGCTCTTGGGCACCGCCACGCCCGAGGACGCCGAGGAGGGCCGCATCACCGTGCTGCGCTCCGTCATCATGGACCCCTGGATTACCGAGGACCTGGAGGGCCGCCCCTTCCTCGACACCATCATCCAGGAGCTGCGCGCCGCGGTGGAGGACACCCTCTACGAGATGAAGGGCAAGGCCACCCGCCGCACCCGGTAG
- a CDS encoding TonB-dependent receptor, with the protein MRTFLAVLCFCLAAGAWAQAPDGGVADPDAGVPTGVLTKPPELLRQVEAPYPPEAAAQQLEGTVVMFIDISETGAVTNVEITQPAGHGFDEAAVEAVKQFEFSPAEVDNVPSPVRIQYAYQFVFRPVAPPTDADGGTVEPEAPVNFSGQALERGTRKPLNGAEVVLPELDRSVVADSEGRFSFRGVPLGTHEVLVVQGGYDRFKTRETVSEGRETRATYYVQKRIFSPFETVVRSDRERKEVTSTTLQVAEVQRVPGTQGDTLKVVQNLPGVARPAFNGGALVIRGTSPQESGVFLDGQRIPLLFHFGGLTSVYNSELLESLDYLPGNFSSYYGDITGGVINVNSREPKMDRIHGTVGVSLIESNAVIEGPITDTLGFAIGGRRSYIDLVLGVIPEGDDGPSLQVAPRYYDAQLKLVWKPISRHTFTLQGITSRDRLGLVFDRPSDNDPSVNGNLDVTTGFNQLRLRHQYRGERLTLDTHALVGNTLVEFEIGERNLRIASTDLNLRATAEYALVEPFTLAGGVDVTSSFANVKARIQRPPREGEPPSPLITEDLLDTDGDFLQYFPSLWIEGRWRPFKGLLVVPGVRYEGYVFTDQKKVKRTLNPRLAVRYALTDTLTLKGGAGVYHGPPVQDEPSLAFGNPDLSAKRSLQYGVGAEWQPVQEWFVSGEVFYNDLDNLISRSDALVERDGELVPERLKNGGIGRVYGFELLVRRALTERLFGWIAYTLSKSERRDAPGANWRLFDNDQTHVLTAIASYKLPRGWEVGARFRFASGNPTTPVVGSVRDDGTDVFLPLFAGVNSRRLPSFNQLDVRVDKIFVFDQWTLDLYLDLTNVYNNAAVEGIAYNYNYTQSAYFEGLPILPVIGAKGSF; encoded by the coding sequence ATGAGAACGTTCCTGGCCGTTTTGTGTTTCTGCCTCGCCGCCGGAGCCTGGGCCCAGGCTCCGGACGGCGGTGTCGCCGACCCCGACGCGGGCGTCCCCACGGGCGTGTTGACGAAACCGCCCGAGCTGTTGCGTCAGGTCGAGGCTCCCTATCCACCCGAAGCCGCCGCCCAGCAGCTCGAGGGCACGGTGGTGATGTTCATCGACATCTCGGAGACGGGCGCCGTCACGAATGTCGAAATCACCCAGCCCGCCGGCCACGGCTTCGACGAGGCCGCCGTGGAGGCCGTGAAGCAGTTCGAGTTCTCCCCCGCGGAGGTCGACAACGTCCCCTCCCCGGTGCGCATCCAGTACGCCTACCAGTTCGTCTTCCGGCCCGTGGCCCCGCCCACCGACGCGGACGGCGGCACCGTGGAGCCCGAGGCCCCGGTGAACTTCAGCGGCCAGGCGCTGGAGCGCGGCACGCGCAAGCCGCTCAACGGCGCGGAGGTGGTGCTCCCGGAGCTGGACCGCTCCGTCGTGGCGGACTCGGAGGGGCGCTTCTCCTTCCGGGGCGTGCCGCTGGGCACCCACGAGGTGCTGGTGGTGCAGGGCGGCTATGACCGCTTCAAGACCCGGGAGACGGTGTCCGAGGGCCGTGAGACGCGCGCCACGTACTACGTGCAGAAGCGCATCTTCAGCCCCTTCGAGACGGTGGTGCGAAGCGACCGTGAGCGCAAGGAGGTGACGAGCACCACGCTCCAGGTGGCCGAGGTGCAGCGCGTGCCCGGCACCCAGGGCGACACGCTCAAGGTGGTGCAGAACCTGCCCGGCGTGGCGCGCCCGGCCTTCAACGGCGGCGCCCTGGTCATCCGTGGCACCAGCCCCCAGGAGTCCGGCGTCTTCCTGGACGGCCAGCGCATCCCCCTGCTGTTCCACTTCGGCGGCCTGACGAGCGTCTACAACTCCGAGCTCCTGGAGTCGCTGGACTACCTGCCCGGCAACTTCTCCTCGTACTACGGCGACATCACCGGCGGCGTCATCAACGTCAACAGCCGCGAGCCGAAGATGGACCGCATCCACGGCACCGTGGGCGTGAGCCTCATCGAGTCCAACGCCGTCATCGAGGGGCCGATTACGGACACGCTGGGCTTCGCCATCGGCGGCCGGCGCTCGTACATCGACCTGGTGCTGGGGGTGATTCCGGAGGGCGACGACGGCCCGAGTCTCCAGGTGGCGCCGCGCTACTACGACGCGCAGCTCAAGCTGGTGTGGAAGCCCATCTCCCGCCACACCTTCACGCTGCAGGGCATCACCTCGCGCGACCGGCTGGGGCTGGTGTTCGACCGGCCGTCGGACAACGACCCGTCCGTCAACGGCAACCTGGACGTGACGACGGGCTTCAACCAGCTGCGCCTGCGTCACCAGTACCGCGGGGAGCGGCTCACGCTGGACACGCACGCGCTGGTGGGCAACACGCTGGTGGAGTTCGAGATTGGCGAGCGCAACCTGCGCATCGCCTCCACGGACCTGAACCTGCGCGCCACGGCGGAGTACGCGCTGGTGGAGCCCTTCACCCTGGCGGGTGGCGTGGACGTGACGAGCAGCTTCGCGAACGTGAAGGCGCGCATCCAGCGGCCGCCTCGCGAGGGTGAGCCGCCCAGCCCGCTCATCACCGAGGACCTGCTCGACACCGACGGCGACTTCCTCCAGTACTTCCCCTCGCTCTGGATTGAAGGGCGCTGGCGCCCGTTCAAGGGGCTCCTGGTGGTGCCGGGCGTGCGGTACGAGGGGTATGTCTTCACCGACCAGAAGAAGGTCAAGCGCACGCTGAACCCGCGCCTGGCGGTGCGCTACGCGCTGACGGACACGCTGACGCTCAAGGGCGGCGCGGGCGTGTACCACGGGCCTCCGGTGCAGGATGAGCCCAGCCTCGCGTTCGGCAACCCGGACCTCTCCGCGAAGCGCTCGCTCCAGTACGGCGTGGGCGCGGAGTGGCAGCCCGTGCAGGAGTGGTTCGTCAGCGGCGAGGTCTTCTACAACGACTTGGACAACCTCATCAGCCGCTCGGACGCGCTGGTGGAGCGCGACGGGGAGCTGGTGCCGGAGCGGCTGAAGAACGGCGGCATCGGCCGGGTCTACGGGTTCGAGCTGCTCGTGCGCCGCGCGCTGACGGAGCGCCTGTTCGGCTGGATTGCGTACACGCTCAGCAAGAGCGAGCGCCGGGACGCGCCCGGGGCGAACTGGCGCCTGTTCGACAACGACCAGACGCACGTGCTGACGGCGATTGCGTCCTACAAGCTGCCGAGGGGCTGGGAGGTGGGCGCCAGGTTCCGCTTCGCGTCCGGCAACCCGACGACGCCGGTGGTGGGCTCGGTGCGTGACGACGGCACCGACGTGTTCCTGCCGCTGTTCGCGGGGGTGAACTCGCGGCGGCTGCCGTCCTTCAACCAGCTGGATGTCCGCGTCGACAAGATCTTCGTCTTCGACCAGTGGACGCTGGACCTCTACCTGGACTTGACGAACGTCTACAACAACGCGGCGGTGGAGGGCATCGCCTACAACTACAACTACACCCAGAGCGCCTACTTCGAGGGACTGCCCATCCTCCCCGTCATCGGCGCCAAGGGGAGCTTCTGA
- a CDS encoding OmpA/MotB family protein: protein MRTRLMLAALIALSTTGCVSQGTFDAKALEAENLTKGLNDEKGAREAAEAKVKELTEKIAAQEEEKKALETRLTTSESRLTAGAAERRALQDQNAQLAALNEELARNSKKLAQAKEELEKKSSEYENLAQSLKSEIADGKIELSELKGRMTVQLKDKILFASGSARVGKEGGDALKKIADALKTVQGKIIRVEGHTDDVPTGGGQFPTNWELSLARAMAVVRALQDAGVDPTTLSAAGYGQYQPIAVNDSPENRSLNRRIEIVLAPK, encoded by the coding sequence ATGCGGACACGGCTGATGCTGGCTGCGCTCATCGCGCTCTCCACCACGGGATGCGTCTCCCAGGGCACCTTCGACGCGAAGGCCCTGGAGGCGGAGAACCTCACCAAGGGCCTCAACGACGAGAAGGGCGCGCGCGAGGCCGCCGAGGCCAAGGTCAAGGAGCTGACGGAGAAGATCGCCGCCCAGGAGGAGGAGAAGAAGGCCCTGGAGACGCGGCTGACCACCTCCGAGTCGCGCCTCACGGCGGGCGCCGCCGAGCGCCGCGCGTTGCAGGACCAGAACGCGCAGCTCGCCGCGCTCAACGAGGAGCTGGCGCGCAACTCCAAGAAGCTGGCCCAGGCCAAGGAGGAGCTGGAGAAGAAGAGCTCCGAGTACGAGAACCTGGCGCAGAGCCTCAAGTCGGAGATCGCCGACGGGAAGATTGAATTGTCCGAGCTGAAGGGCCGCATGACGGTGCAGCTCAAGGACAAGATCCTCTTCGCCTCCGGCTCCGCGCGCGTGGGCAAGGAGGGCGGCGACGCCCTGAAGAAGATCGCCGACGCGCTCAAGACGGTGCAGGGGAAGATCATCCGCGTCGAAGGACACACGGATGACGTTCCGACGGGCGGCGGCCAGTTCCCCACCAACTGGGAGCTGAGCCTGGCGCGCGCCATGGCGGTGGTGCGGGCGCTGCAGGACGCGGGCGTGGACCCGACGACGCTGTCAGCGGCGGGCTATGGGCAATACCAGCCCATCGCGGTCAATGACTCGCCCGAGAATCGCAGTCTGAATCGTCGTATCGAAATCGTCCTCGCGCCCAAGTAG
- a CDS encoding chalcone isomerase family protein, which translates to MREQAWRSARWLVLGLVLATGAAQAGQKQVGGVDMPDSLQLQGRTVELAHMELHKRFLFKVYVWSLYLESRPRSASEAIASNSVKRLHFRFLRDITRSQLVDSLRNGLHRNPELREGPLSHQLGVMLASLRDVEKGGDLIITYTPDGGLEVGGAASGGVFIPGKTFADALFAVWLDVHPIFPR; encoded by the coding sequence ATGAGAGAGCAGGCGTGGCGGAGCGCGCGGTGGCTCGTGCTGGGGCTGGTGCTGGCGACGGGCGCGGCGCAGGCGGGACAGAAGCAGGTGGGTGGGGTCGACATGCCGGACTCCCTGCAGCTCCAGGGGCGCACGGTGGAGTTGGCCCACATGGAGCTGCACAAGCGCTTCTTGTTCAAGGTGTACGTGTGGAGTCTCTATCTGGAGTCGCGGCCACGCAGCGCGTCGGAGGCCATCGCCTCCAACTCCGTGAAGCGGCTGCACTTCCGCTTCCTGCGAGACATCACCCGCTCGCAGCTGGTGGACAGCCTGCGCAACGGCCTGCACCGCAACCCGGAGCTGCGCGAGGGGCCGCTGTCCCATCAGCTGGGCGTGATGCTCGCCTCGCTGCGTGACGTGGAGAAGGGCGGGGACCTCATCATCACCTACACCCCGGATGGCGGCCTGGAAGTCGGCGGCGCGGCCAGCGGCGGCGTGTTCATCCCCGGCAAGACGTTCGCCGACGCGCTCTTCGCGGTCTGGCTGGACGTGCACCCCATCTTCCCTCGCTGA
- a CDS encoding 3-oxoacyl-ACP synthase III family protein, with the protein MFLHALGHFHPPNLLTNAFLEELGLETSDAWILERVGIRSRHTVLPLDYLRQTRNRDVRAAQEAALYSNAQTGAHAARMALERAGLKPSDIGLVVAGGCSPDECIPAESNRVAQELGIDAPAVDLQSACSSFCTQLHFLTGMRPERLPEYVLVVNMDNSTRVVDYTDRSSAVLWGDGSSAAVLSPRVPGRWRITETRLAGDPSGADKVRVPRIGHFTQHGAEVQKFAIRRAGETFLDLRADYLARHPDRSNANVTFIGHQANLRMLEAVQRRCEVPESRHFFNVHVRGNTGAAGAPGVLSEHWDDPGLGDALVLSVVGSGLTWAGALLERT; encoded by the coding sequence ATGTTCCTGCACGCGCTCGGGCACTTCCATCCGCCCAACCTCCTCACCAATGCCTTCCTGGAGGAACTGGGGCTCGAGACCTCGGACGCGTGGATTCTGGAGCGGGTGGGCATCCGCTCCCGTCACACGGTGCTGCCGCTGGACTACCTGCGCCAGACGCGCAACCGGGACGTGAGGGCCGCGCAGGAGGCCGCGCTCTACAGCAACGCCCAGACGGGCGCCCACGCCGCGCGCATGGCGCTCGAGCGCGCGGGGCTGAAGCCCTCCGACATCGGCCTCGTCGTCGCCGGCGGATGCAGCCCGGATGAATGCATCCCGGCCGAGTCCAACCGCGTGGCGCAGGAGCTGGGCATCGACGCGCCGGCCGTGGACCTGCAGAGCGCCTGCTCGTCCTTCTGCACGCAGCTGCACTTCCTGACGGGCATGCGCCCGGAGCGGCTGCCGGAGTACGTGCTCGTGGTGAACATGGACAACTCCACGCGCGTGGTGGACTACACGGACCGCTCCAGCGCGGTGCTGTGGGGTGATGGCTCCTCGGCGGCGGTGCTGTCCCCGCGCGTGCCCGGTCGCTGGCGAATCACCGAAACGCGGCTCGCCGGAGACCCCTCGGGCGCGGACAAGGTGCGCGTGCCGCGCATCGGCCACTTCACCCAGCACGGCGCGGAGGTGCAGAAGTTCGCCATCCGCCGCGCGGGGGAGACCTTCCTGGACCTGCGCGCCGACTACCTGGCCCGCCACCCGGACCGGAGCAACGCCAACGTCACCTTCATCGGCCACCAGGCCAACCTGCGCATGCTGGAGGCCGTCCAGCGCCGCTGCGAAGTCCCGGAGTCACGCCACTTCTTCAACGTCCACGTCCGGGGCAACACCGGCGCGGCCGGCGCCCCGGGCGTCCTGAGCGAGCACTGGGACGACCCCGGCCTGGGCGACGCCCTGGTCCTGAGCGTGGTGGGCAGCGGTCTCACCTGGGCCGGCGCCCTGCTCGAGCGCACTTAG